The Elusimicrobiota bacterium genome includes a window with the following:
- a CDS encoding tetratricopeptide repeat protein — translation MTPVVWRYAIAFIVSVCSFIFYVYTSYSGIPAYRDSGDLAVAAYTYGIAHPTGYPLYVIIGKLFTFFIPMGNVAYRLNIMSAVFSGLTVGLVFLILQKIEVHILLSTGLALLFAVLPPVVSLSHVVEMYALNTFLVALSIYFLPVCFIPEAEINTLIFTRKILCSIFIIGLAVTNHQTAVLVLPGILLYTWIIQRQFKLYGVKKLIKLCLIAIVLFCLGFTVNTYLPLRATGEPVSAWGNPQSIDGIIRILTRGDYGGMKLHPEQSTLDFSPMALMRHTIKYVEYLVSHFSPVITLIGIIGFVTGFMEPFVIGITTSFLVSGIGFVILSNLPYTDPATYSILEPHLILGHMFFIILIGYGVKFIVALKPGWYTSKIIYPAGTILAVCAIAAQLILSWDNFYRRTDYYAVDYVKNMFASLPPGSVVFNPDDTTAFVTSYTQHCTKIRRDVPVFAYYRTRWGYELLRKRYPSLFPADTVISSSGEAVDIMLKHNYGKHGIYADLPQKFPQEGSTIPQGITYRMKDGIPVYNPVMFLSDIYRYRNRYFVTDNSEFFTRHVISYYSSAYTNTGVYYQQNSEYSTALRLFESALKLDPFLTAAYNNTGIVYYTQKRFSKAIKVFEKAAGIHGRDDNGSILYNLGLCYRDTGNTAEAERCFQLAAQKYPPAGNELGLIYYSRGDTVKAVEVWKQVVNSTKTYPPVFYNLGMGYEKMGNYAQAEKFFLAYAGIVMDPNEKTAVLQRIEMLRLRRK, via the coding sequence ATGACACCTGTGGTTTGGCGGTACGCCATTGCGTTTATAGTATCAGTGTGTTCCTTCATTTTTTATGTGTATACCTCGTACAGCGGTATCCCCGCGTATCGTGACAGCGGCGACCTCGCTGTTGCGGCGTATACTTACGGCATTGCGCATCCCACAGGCTATCCGTTATACGTGATTATCGGCAAACTATTCACCTTCTTTATACCGATGGGTAACGTGGCATACAGGCTTAATATAATGTCCGCTGTATTCTCCGGGTTGACTGTAGGATTAGTGTTTTTGATACTACAAAAAATTGAAGTACATATTTTACTCTCCACAGGATTAGCGTTGTTATTCGCAGTACTACCTCCGGTTGTATCGTTATCGCATGTAGTGGAAATGTATGCGCTCAACACATTCCTTGTTGCGTTAAGCATCTACTTCCTCCCGGTATGTTTCATACCGGAGGCCGAGATCAATACACTAATATTTACACGTAAAATATTGTGCTCAATTTTTATTATTGGCTTAGCTGTAACCAACCATCAAACCGCGGTACTGGTATTACCCGGGATACTGTTATACACGTGGATTATTCAGCGGCAATTCAAACTTTACGGGGTTAAAAAACTTATTAAACTTTGCTTGATTGCCATTGTTTTGTTTTGCCTAGGGTTTACTGTAAATACATACCTCCCATTACGCGCAACAGGTGAGCCGGTATCCGCCTGGGGTAACCCTCAAAGTATTGACGGTATTATCCGTATCCTTACCCGCGGGGATTACGGCGGGATGAAATTGCATCCGGAACAAAGCACGCTTGACTTTTCACCGATGGCGCTTATGCGGCATACGATAAAGTATGTAGAGTATCTGGTATCACATTTCTCACCGGTTATTACGCTCATCGGTATCATTGGTTTTGTAACAGGATTTATGGAACCGTTTGTTATTGGGATAACCACAAGTTTTCTTGTTTCAGGGATAGGGTTTGTTATATTATCCAACCTACCGTATACCGATCCTGCAACGTATTCAATACTGGAACCACACCTTATTTTGGGGCATATGTTTTTTATTATCCTCATCGGATACGGGGTGAAGTTTATTGTTGCGTTGAAACCGGGATGGTATACCTCAAAGATTATATATCCCGCGGGAACAATACTCGCGGTATGCGCGATAGCAGCGCAGTTAATCCTTTCCTGGGACAACTTTTACCGGCGTACTGATTACTATGCAGTGGATTATGTGAAGAACATGTTTGCGTCACTCCCTCCGGGAAGCGTGGTATTCAACCCCGACGATACCACCGCGTTTGTAACATCCTATACTCAACACTGTACGAAAATACGGCGGGACGTTCCGGTATTCGCATATTACCGTACACGATGGGGGTATGAACTCCTGAGAAAACGTTATCCCTCATTATTCCCCGCGGATACCGTGATATCTTCTTCCGGAGAAGCTGTGGATATAATGCTAAAACATAATTATGGTAAACACGGAATTTACGCGGATCTCCCCCAAAAATTCCCGCAGGAAGGATCAACCATCCCACAGGGAATTACTTACCGTATGAAAGACGGTATACCTGTATATAATCCTGTCATGTTTTTATCCGATATCTACCGTTACCGCAACCGTTATTTTGTTACGGATAACAGCGAATTTTTTACACGGCACGTTATCTCCTACTACTCCTCGGCATACACAAACACCGGGGTGTACTACCAGCAAAACAGCGAGTATTCCACGGCATTACGGTTATTTGAATCAGCACTAAAACTTGACCCATTCCTCACCGCTGCGTATAACAATACCGGGATTGTGTATTACACACAAAAACGGTTTAGTAAAGCAATTAAAGTTTTTGAAAAAGCTGCGGGTATACACGGGCGTGACGATAACGGCAGTATTTTGTATAATCTTGGCTTATGTTACAGGGATACAGGGAATACAGCGGAAGCTGAACGGTGTTTCCAGCTTGCCGCTCAAAAATATCCTCCTGCGGGGAATGAGCTTGGGTTGATATACTACTCCCGAGGGGATACCGTAAAAGCTGTGGAAGTATGGAAACAGGTGGTTAACTCCACAAAAACATACCCACCGGTGTTTTACAACCTCGGTATGGGGTACGAAAAAATGGGGAATTACGCACAGGCAGAAAAGTTTTTTTTAGCATACGCCGGTATTGTAATGGACCCCAACGAAAAAACCGCGGTTTTGCAAAGAATTGAAATGTTGCGTTTACGGAGAAAATAG
- the priA gene encoding primosomal protein N', translated as MYVEVAIPLPLDKLFGYNVPDNLVNSVTPGVRVNVPFGKQGAKVGYVINVFPDTKHDGWKDVQSVYSPELFLGKDNLELTKWLSRHYACTLGEAAAAVLPVNICEPKRKKVIPEGTASEPYIPDTGTPPEYELTAEQAVAVDAIIQQLKTGTPATFLLHGVTASGKTEVYFRVIEYLFSQNRHVVYLLPEISLTPQFVELTQKRFGKNRIGVWHSRISAGKRYETLRRAMHGEVQLMLGARSAVFAPFNNLGCIIVDEEHEFTYKQDTKPYYHTREVAAKRAELTNSVVILGSATPSIESRYFADQRKYKLLELKQRVTGMSHAIAEMVDLKTSKSSFTTVLSNELKTALAECLNNHQQSILFVNRRGFASSITCRSCGYIAECPRCGVKLVYHRTEDNLQCHFCAYREKVNLRCPNCNGVRINYGGVGTEKVESEIKKLFPSARVHRMDTDTTGKKDVYEQVYRAVKDEQLDILIGTQMIAKGFDFPKVSLVGIISADITLYIPDFRSSERAFQLLTQVAGRAGRSDTPGRVILQTYHPEHYVYKAFIANDYHEFYTQELALRKQFGYPPFNQLARIVFRHEEEQRVKYVAENMAASIRNMVTLFGYSNTLLLLGPAPAPYARIREQYRYQLIIKGPEAQVEKVMQELKPLPSKTGVLITYDVDAMDML; from the coding sequence ATGTACGTTGAGGTTGCCATACCGTTGCCGTTAGATAAACTTTTTGGGTATAACGTACCGGACAATTTGGTTAACTCTGTAACTCCAGGGGTACGCGTTAATGTTCCATTCGGGAAACAGGGCGCTAAGGTAGGGTACGTAATCAATGTTTTCCCGGATACTAAACATGACGGATGGAAAGACGTGCAGTCGGTTTATAGCCCAGAACTTTTTCTTGGGAAAGATAATCTTGAACTAACAAAATGGCTTTCCAGGCATTACGCATGTACGCTAGGCGAAGCCGCAGCAGCGGTTTTACCCGTAAACATCTGTGAACCTAAACGCAAAAAAGTTATCCCCGAAGGTACCGCGTCAGAACCTTATATCCCGGATACCGGCACACCGCCGGAGTACGAACTTACCGCAGAACAAGCCGTTGCGGTAGATGCTATTATTCAACAACTGAAAACCGGTACCCCGGCAACATTTTTACTGCACGGCGTTACCGCCAGCGGGAAGACAGAAGTATACTTCCGCGTGATTGAATACCTATTCTCGCAAAACAGGCATGTTGTTTACTTACTCCCTGAGATATCATTAACCCCGCAGTTTGTTGAGCTCACGCAAAAACGGTTTGGCAAAAACCGTATCGGCGTATGGCACAGCCGTATCTCCGCAGGTAAACGCTATGAAACCTTACGCCGCGCTATGCATGGTGAAGTACAACTAATGCTGGGCGCAAGGTCAGCGGTTTTTGCGCCATTCAACAACCTCGGGTGTATTATTGTGGATGAAGAACATGAGTTTACTTATAAACAGGACACTAAACCGTACTACCATACCCGGGAAGTAGCGGCTAAACGCGCAGAGTTAACAAACTCAGTTGTTATCCTTGGCAGCGCAACGCCCAGTATCGAAAGCAGGTATTTCGCTGATCAACGTAAGTATAAATTACTTGAACTCAAACAACGCGTTACCGGTATGAGCCACGCAATAGCTGAGATGGTCGACCTTAAAACCTCAAAAAGTTCGTTTACCACAGTTTTGTCAAACGAACTAAAAACAGCATTAGCGGAATGTTTGAATAACCATCAACAATCAATTTTGTTTGTCAACCGCCGCGGATTCGCTTCGTCGATAACCTGCCGTTCCTGTGGATATATTGCGGAATGCCCGCGGTGCGGAGTAAAACTTGTCTATCACCGTACTGAAGATAATCTGCAGTGCCATTTTTGTGCGTACCGCGAAAAGGTTAACCTCAGATGCCCTAACTGTAACGGGGTACGTATAAACTACGGCGGGGTGGGTACTGAAAAAGTGGAATCCGAAATAAAAAAATTATTTCCCTCCGCACGGGTACACCGTATGGATACTGATACTACCGGCAAAAAGGATGTTTATGAACAAGTATACCGCGCGGTAAAGGATGAGCAGCTTGATATCCTTATCGGTACGCAAATGATCGCGAAAGGGTTTGACTTCCCAAAAGTGTCGTTGGTAGGAATTATTAGTGCGGATATTACGTTGTATATCCCGGATTTTCGTAGTTCAGAACGCGCGTTCCAGTTATTAACACAGGTTGCCGGCCGTGCGGGACGCAGCGATACACCGGGACGGGTTATCCTTCAAACTTACCACCCGGAACATTATGTGTACAAAGCATTTATTGCTAATGACTATCACGAGTTTTATACACAAGAACTTGCGTTACGTAAACAATTCGGGTACCCGCCGTTTAACCAGCTTGCGCGGATTGTTTTCCGTCATGAAGAAGAACAACGCGTAAAATATGTTGCTGAAAACATGGCAGCTTCCATCCGCAATATGGTAACCCTTTTTGGGTACAGTAATACATTACTCCTACTTGGCCCGGCACCCGCGCCGTATGCCAGGATACGTGAACAGTACCGTTATCAGTTGATTATCAAAGGGCCGGAAGCGCAGGTAGAAAAGGTTATGCAGGAACTTAAACCTTTACCCTCAAAAACCGGGGTGCTTATCACCTACGACGTTGACGCTATGGACATGCTATGA
- a CDS encoding uracil-DNA glycosylase encodes MVSKNTIISYLQLLTDFGEDEIIIPEGHKFFKKPKTVAVAPKGKIGQLEKLRQQYLTCRACPLGESRINFVFGTGNPDTRLMFVGEGPGFDEDHKGEPFIGRAGKLLNDMIRGMTLDRSNVYIANIVKCHPMKDPSDPELRGNDRPPVEAEARKCIHILHQQIQIIHPVLIIALGAVASRYLLPVEFKALGDVRGRFFEYITPDGKVTDTKIMPTYHPAALLRDPRNKVPAWEDLKIAMRELNLIIPKGYA; translated from the coding sequence ATGGTAAGTAAAAACACTATTATATCGTACCTCCAACTCCTGACAGATTTCGGTGAGGATGAAATCATTATCCCTGAAGGACATAAATTTTTTAAGAAACCAAAAACTGTGGCTGTAGCGCCTAAAGGTAAAATTGGGCAACTTGAAAAGTTACGCCAGCAATACTTAACCTGCCGCGCATGTCCGTTGGGTGAGTCAAGGATAAACTTTGTATTCGGTACGGGTAATCCGGATACCCGTCTGATGTTCGTGGGGGAAGGGCCTGGGTTTGATGAGGACCATAAAGGCGAACCGTTTATCGGCCGTGCGGGTAAGCTTCTTAACGATATGATCCGCGGGATGACTCTTGACCGCAGTAATGTGTATATTGCAAACATTGTTAAGTGCCATCCTATGAAAGACCCGTCAGATCCCGAACTACGGGGTAATGACCGCCCGCCGGTTGAAGCAGAAGCGCGGAAGTGTATACATATACTTCACCAGCAAATACAGATTATTCATCCTGTACTAATCATTGCACTAGGCGCTGTGGCATCACGGTACTTACTACCTGTTGAGTTCAAAGCTTTAGGCGATGTGCGGGGAAGGTTTTTTGAGTATATAACCCCCGACGGTAAGGTTACGGATACAAAAATTATGCCGACATATCACCCTGCAGCGTTACTGCGTGACCCGCGGAATAAAGTGCCTGCATGGGAAGACTTAAAAATTGCAATGCGCGAACTTAACCTAATAATTCCGAAAGGATATGCCTAA
- a CDS encoding 3-isopropylmalate dehydrogenase, whose product MYKIAVIPGDGVGPECVREGLKSLEAAGKKFDIQYEFINYNFSGERYLKTGELISDTEMAELKKADAIFLGAVGHPDVKPGILEKNVLLRIRFELEQYINLRPVKLYDGVWTPLKDKEPKDIDFVVVRENTEGYYSGGGGFLKKDTPNEVAIQESVNTYHGVERCLRYAFEYCRNRRTRKEITLCGKTNVLTYAFNLWERVYNNMGKEYPDIKKSYAHVDAVTMWFVKNPEWFDVIVTDNMFGDIITDLGAMIQGGLGVAAGGNINPKGVSMFEPIHGSAPKYAGKNVINPIATVMAGAMMLDVLGESEAADAIENTVKKILLSGKIKSMDAGKMGMSTSEVGDLIASEI is encoded by the coding sequence ATGTACAAAATTGCAGTAATCCCTGGCGACGGTGTTGGCCCGGAATGCGTGAGGGAAGGATTAAAATCGTTGGAGGCAGCCGGTAAAAAGTTTGATATCCAGTACGAGTTTATCAACTACAACTTTTCGGGTGAACGCTACCTAAAAACCGGTGAGTTGATTTCTGATACCGAGATGGCAGAATTAAAGAAAGCTGACGCTATTTTTCTTGGCGCCGTAGGCCATCCTGACGTAAAACCCGGGATACTCGAGAAAAACGTGTTGCTACGCATACGGTTTGAACTTGAGCAATACATTAACCTCCGCCCGGTAAAACTTTATGACGGTGTATGGACACCGTTGAAGGATAAGGAACCTAAAGACATTGACTTCGTGGTGGTCCGCGAGAATACCGAAGGGTATTACTCCGGCGGCGGCGGATTCCTGAAAAAAGACACCCCAAACGAAGTGGCAATCCAGGAGTCGGTAAACACTTACCACGGCGTAGAACGCTGCTTGCGGTACGCATTTGAGTACTGCCGTAACCGGCGTACACGGAAAGAAATTACGTTATGCGGAAAAACTAATGTTCTCACCTATGCGTTTAACCTATGGGAACGCGTATACAATAATATGGGGAAAGAATATCCTGATATAAAAAAAAGTTATGCGCACGTGGATGCCGTTACTATGTGGTTTGTAAAGAACCCGGAATGGTTTGACGTTATCGTTACCGACAACATGTTCGGCGATATTATCACAGACCTTGGCGCTATGATACAAGGAGGCCTGGGTGTTGCCGCAGGAGGGAATATTAACCCCAAAGGCGTGTCAATGTTTGAACCTATCCACGGATCCGCCCCTAAGTACGCGGGTAAAAATGTTATTAACCCAATCGCTACGGTAATGGCCGGTGCAATGATGCTTGACGTCCTTGGTGAATCCGAAGCTGCGGATGCGATTGAAAATACGGTAAAAAAAATATTGTTATCCGGTAAAATTAAGAGTATGGACGCAGGTAAGATGGGGATGTCAACCTCAGAAGTTGGCGACCTTATCGCGAGTGAAATATAA
- a CDS encoding tetratricopeptide repeat protein translates to MEENSVLNEKYEVLPVLAVVCILILWSALLITKISDADFWWHLKFGQRILETRAMVSLTDHCYFFNNEGYVNTNWLFQVLSYGIYTIMGVNGIILFKLLTLFLAAIVVVLSPGKIMRKWYAIAFFFMVVLSASVRTHPRPEMFSVLFSVLYIFLLEKYRLSGKTAWLYPLPLIQLLWVNLHGFYFMGLLIIICYILDLFAGKYFKLKFIEPWGGNFKILGIAFIAVVAATMINPYGITIFQTVLGYVNVVYRQDNVFARMISELKPTLGIDTAHVPGLMYYKFLVIAVIATFFIRKKVVVSHVLLTLFFLGLSLSTIRGVTLFALVTFPFAAYNLTGIYRQGKYSDANALLKVFKIVSATAMILIILLSLLLTYNIVTNRYYTYLRIAKEFGFGVKPWTYIEGAGKFINTLPPGTRALNEYSTGGYLVWQNIQERKVFIAGFLPQVQEKVKTVYAQMLRAWKDGGMFDEFVEEYKIDVLVLDHTQRFTSGTVNRLWRHPAWKTVFIDETGIVFQKIKPLSGGKDSAWHNEKILDSLAEKVLERYKNVTPVKGRITEFISIPKDLANTGQLYYILGLYEKAIPLYEKTVYHAPYLHEFLFGIGYCKAMLGDYTGAIEYYQKTLRYTPDDPVVLGELDNCNAMLGYKN, encoded by the coding sequence TTGGAAGAAAACAGTGTGTTAAACGAGAAATATGAGGTACTACCAGTCCTCGCGGTAGTATGCATACTGATCCTGTGGTCTGCGTTGTTGATAACAAAAATATCAGACGCTGATTTTTGGTGGCACCTGAAGTTCGGGCAGAGGATACTTGAAACCCGTGCGATGGTATCGTTAACAGACCATTGTTATTTTTTTAACAACGAAGGGTATGTTAATACCAACTGGCTGTTCCAGGTGCTGAGCTACGGTATTTACACAATTATGGGAGTCAACGGTATAATCTTGTTCAAGCTCCTGACACTTTTTCTTGCGGCAATTGTTGTGGTGTTGTCACCAGGTAAGATTATGCGTAAATGGTACGCCATTGCATTTTTTTTTATGGTAGTATTATCCGCAAGCGTGCGCACGCATCCGCGGCCGGAAATGTTCTCCGTACTTTTTTCTGTGCTTTACATCTTTTTGCTGGAGAAGTACAGGTTATCCGGTAAAACTGCGTGGTTATACCCGTTACCGTTAATACAACTTCTCTGGGTGAACCTCCACGGATTTTATTTTATGGGGTTATTAATTATAATATGCTACATCCTTGACTTGTTCGCGGGGAAGTATTTTAAGTTAAAATTCATAGAACCCTGGGGCGGTAACTTTAAAATCCTGGGAATTGCTTTTATCGCGGTAGTAGCAGCAACTATGATTAATCCCTACGGTATAACGATATTCCAGACAGTACTCGGGTATGTGAATGTAGTCTATCGGCAGGATAACGTTTTTGCGAGGATGATTTCCGAACTTAAACCCACACTGGGGATCGATACTGCTCATGTACCGGGATTGATGTATTACAAATTCCTTGTTATAGCGGTAATTGCAACTTTTTTTATCCGCAAAAAAGTTGTTGTCTCACATGTTTTACTTACACTGTTTTTCCTGGGATTATCCTTATCCACAATCCGAGGGGTTACATTGTTTGCGTTGGTAACGTTCCCGTTTGCTGCGTATAACCTTACCGGGATTTATCGTCAGGGGAAATATAGTGATGCTAATGCGTTACTGAAGGTGTTCAAGATCGTATCCGCCACAGCGATGATACTGATAATACTGCTGTCCCTGTTGCTGACATATAACATTGTAACCAACAGGTACTACACGTACTTACGTATTGCGAAAGAGTTTGGGTTTGGAGTAAAACCCTGGACTTATATTGAAGGCGCAGGGAAGTTTATCAATACACTCCCTCCCGGAACAAGGGCGTTAAACGAATACTCTACCGGCGGATATCTGGTATGGCAAAATATACAGGAACGGAAAGTTTTTATTGCCGGGTTCCTCCCGCAGGTACAGGAAAAAGTTAAAACCGTATACGCGCAGATGCTACGCGCGTGGAAGGATGGCGGTATGTTTGATGAGTTCGTGGAGGAATACAAGATTGATGTCCTGGTACTGGACCATACACAACGCTTTACCTCCGGGACGGTTAACCGCCTGTGGCGCCATCCCGCATGGAAAACTGTGTTTATTGACGAAACAGGTATTGTTTTTCAGAAGATTAAACCCCTCTCCGGAGGAAAAGACAGCGCCTGGCATAACGAAAAAATACTGGACTCTCTTGCTGAAAAGGTTTTAGAACGGTACAAAAATGTTACTCCTGTAAAAGGGCGGATTACTGAATTTATTAGTATCCCCAAAGATTTAGCGAATACCGGGCAGTTGTATTACATTCTTGGTTTGTACGAAAAAGCTATACCGTTATACGAGAAAACGGTATATCACGCGCCGTATCTCCACGAATTTTTGTTTGGTATAGGTTACTGCAAAGCAATGCTTGGGGATTATACCGGAGCAATTGAGTATTACCAGAAAACGTTGAGATATACCCCTGATGATCCTGTAGTATTAGGAGAATTAGATAACTGTAACGCGATGTTAGGCTACAAAAACTGA